The genomic interval CTTGTGCGCGTTGCGCGCGATCAGCAGGGTCTCCCCCGGGCCGGCCACCGAGATCATCGCGGTCTTGACCGACAACGAGCTACCGCAGGTGGAGAAGAACGCCTGCTCGGCGTGCACGGCAGCGGCCATCAATGCCTCGGCCTGCTTCAGCACACCGTGCGATTCCCGCCGATCATCCAAGCCGTTGAGGGCGAGGACGTCGTCCCGGAAAAGGTCCCAACCGAGGACCTGGAGGGTCTGTTCGTCCACCCCGCGCCCCTGCTTATGGCCCGGCGGCCCGTACACGACGTCACCGCGGCGGCGGAACGCCTCCAGTGCCTCCAGGATCGGAGCCTGCTCCTGGTCCAAAACTGCGCTCACTCGTCCTCCCGCTGCCAGTGGCCTGGCAGGGCACTACCCAGCGGAGCCCGAGCCATCAGTCCTCGAAGCCCGGCACCTCGTGCCGCACGGCCATCGGCCAGGCCCCCCAGACCAGTGCGAAGAGCAGCAACGAAACCCCGCCGACCACCCAGCCCGCGGTCCGGTTGAACACCACACTCACGATCAGCGTCATGGCCGCCGACACCGCGGTGGCCAACAGCGTCAGTCCGGCCAACACGCAGTGGTGGCCGCGCATCAACAATCGGTCCCGTTCCCGCCGGCGGAACAGCATGCGGTGCATGGCAACCGGCGCGATGAGGAACAGCGTGGACAGCGCGGCCAATCCGACCGCGGCGATGTACAGCCGGCGCTGGGTCTGGCTCAGCTCACCGAAACGTTGTTGGAAGGGGATGGTGAGCAAGAAGCCGGTGAGCACCTGCACGCCGGTCTGCATGACCCGCATTTCCTGCAGCAGTTCGGCCCACTGCCGATCGAACCGGGAGGTCTTCGACTCGGTGCGCTCGTAGTTGCCGTTCTCGCCCACGGTCAACCCCGCTGCAGCGCGCGGAAGACCTCCGCGTCCCGCACGGCGGCACCGCCGGGGTCGTTGTTGAAGTACACGTAGACGTCCTCGCCGTCGGCGAACGTCTGCTGGATTCGATGGAGCCAGGACTGCAGGGCCCGGCGGCCGTACCGCGGTCGGGGCCGGGCGCGGCCCTCGTGCAGCCGCAGGTAACCCCAGCCGGCGGTGCGCCACAGCGGGG from Sporichthyaceae bacterium carries:
- a CDS encoding DUF6328 family protein, yielding MGENGNYERTESKTSRFDRQWAELLQEMRVMQTGVQVLTGFLLTIPFQQRFGELSQTQRRLYIAAVGLAALSTLFLIAPVAMHRMLFRRRERDRLLMRGHHCVLAGLTLLATAVSAAMTLIVSVVFNRTAGWVVGGVSLLLFALVWGAWPMAVRHEVPGFED